The proteins below are encoded in one region of Halocatena salina:
- a CDS encoding TrmB family transcriptional regulator — protein MANLRDLGLSEYEARAYRALLQTGPTTAKELSQVSEVPMGRIYDVLNSIEQYNLVRSQTASRPKKYVAVEPSTALDRLLEDKKRELAEKENQYEEIVDELTATLDSNEPHEETFWTAAVGPEEVDDLLVERIAAADDRVVMVASTVSERFDIDSIGERVAAALEEALDRDIEVSLLMRPALVDDLPSSVGKRYRTSLSPHRNFDCRTSDDVSGTFTIVDDTEVCIEVPHPLRGSDRFAMINLKDRSFASDVRAEFEPRWEEAEPLTF, from the coding sequence ATGGCAAACCTTAGAGATTTGGGCCTCTCAGAATACGAGGCTCGTGCCTATAGAGCGCTCTTGCAAACCGGACCGACAACGGCAAAGGAGTTGTCACAAGTTAGCGAAGTTCCGATGGGGCGCATCTACGATGTGTTAAACAGTATCGAGCAGTACAATCTCGTCCGCTCACAGACGGCTTCTCGGCCGAAAAAGTACGTCGCTGTCGAACCGTCGACCGCGCTCGATCGGTTATTGGAAGACAAAAAGCGCGAACTTGCCGAAAAGGAAAACCAGTATGAGGAAATCGTCGACGAACTCACCGCGACCCTCGACAGCAACGAGCCACACGAAGAGACGTTCTGGACGGCCGCGGTCGGTCCCGAAGAGGTTGACGATCTGCTAGTCGAGCGGATCGCTGCCGCTGACGATCGGGTCGTGATGGTTGCCTCGACCGTCTCCGAGCGGTTCGACATCGATTCGATCGGCGAACGAGTCGCTGCCGCGCTCGAAGAAGCGCTCGACCGGGATATCGAGGTGTCGTTGCTCATGCGTCCGGCGCTCGTCGATGACCTTCCATCGTCGGTGGGGAAACGCTATCGCACCAGCTTATCACCTCATCGGAACTTCGACTGTCGGACCAGTGACGACGTCAGCGGCACGTTCACCATCGTGGACGACACCGAAGTCTGTATCGAGGTTCCACACCCACTCCGAGGCTCCGATCGGTTTGCGATGATCAATCTCAAAGACCGGAGCTTTGCCAGTGACGTTCGTGCGGAGTTCGAACCCCGCTGGGAGGAAGCAGAACCGCTCACGTTCTGA
- a CDS encoding DUF255 domain-containing protein, translating into METDTLIEWHEWGPAPFEEARAADRPVLLSISAPWCEWCETMDEGAFSNPAVAANVHDDFVPIRVDADRHPRVRDRYTMGGFPSTVFLTPAGEVITGATYLDTETLRSVLERVRESWTDDAGRIPRALRDTEPPHGELDERIEERMNGQLEAAYDEEFGGWGDSAKFPLPRTVEFALKRDRQRALRTLEAIATHLYDTYDGGFYRYAESRDWSDLHREKMLDTNAAVCRAFTTAYLYTGDEQYRNPARGTIDYLTTTLHTGAAFAGSQTASDYYTLDPTDREARQQPSIDETVFAGRNALAIDALCQFYAVTDDEGAQRYAERTLSYVLEELFESGAVRHYEDGTKGLLADQARLLGALTTAAQTLDPSYIEPAKAIADWTIEQRRDSDGRFLDGPQEGPALLDRPLRPLDATAELADALVDLAVLTETEAYRNVARTALSAVAGAHDRMGVEVAGYATAVSRLITPPLVIEVADDPGSDLHRAALRVADHEKVVYLDDPSDETATIITDGERSDPVTSPEALVSLIEEE; encoded by the coding sequence ATGGAAACCGATACGCTCATCGAATGGCACGAGTGGGGACCGGCGCCGTTCGAGGAGGCCCGCGCCGCCGATCGTCCGGTGTTGCTCTCTATCTCCGCGCCGTGGTGTGAGTGGTGTGAAACGATGGACGAAGGAGCGTTCTCCAACCCGGCAGTTGCGGCGAACGTTCACGACGATTTCGTACCGATCCGTGTCGATGCGGATCGCCATCCCCGGGTGCGCGACCGCTACACGATGGGCGGATTCCCCTCGACGGTGTTTCTCACGCCGGCGGGTGAGGTGATCACCGGTGCGACGTACCTAGACACCGAAACTCTCCGATCGGTGCTCGAACGCGTCCGCGAATCGTGGACCGACGACGCAGGCCGGATTCCACGGGCGCTCCGGGACACAGAACCCCCCCACGGAGAACTCGATGAGCGTATCGAAGAGCGGATGAACGGACAGCTAGAGGCGGCCTACGACGAGGAGTTCGGTGGCTGGGGTGATAGCGCGAAGTTTCCGCTCCCACGAACGGTGGAATTCGCGCTCAAACGCGACCGCCAGCGTGCGCTACGGACGCTCGAGGCGATTGCCACGCACCTGTACGACACCTACGACGGGGGCTTTTACCGCTACGCCGAAAGCCGGGACTGGAGCGATCTCCATCGGGAGAAGATGCTCGATACCAATGCAGCCGTCTGTCGGGCGTTTACGACCGCGTATCTGTACACCGGTGATGAACAGTACCGCAACCCGGCACGGGGAACGATCGATTATCTCACGACGACGCTCCACACGGGAGCCGCGTTCGCGGGCAGCCAAACCGCGAGCGACTACTACACCCTCGATCCGACCGATCGGGAAGCACGACAGCAGCCCTCTATCGACGAAACAGTGTTTGCAGGCCGCAACGCACTGGCGATCGATGCGTTGTGTCAGTTCTACGCCGTCACCGACGACGAGGGGGCACAACGCTACGCCGAGCGGACGCTCTCGTACGTGCTTGAGGAACTCTTCGAATCGGGGGCGGTTCGTCACTACGAAGATGGAACGAAAGGTCTGCTCGCCGATCAAGCCCGACTGTTGGGTGCGCTGACGACCGCCGCCCAGACGCTCGATCCCAGCTACATCGAGCCGGCAAAAGCCATTGCCGACTGGACGATCGAACAGCGTCGAGATTCGGACGGTCGTTTTCTTGATGGGCCACAGGAGGGACCAGCACTGCTCGATCGACCGCTTCGTCCGCTCGATGCGACCGCCGAACTCGCCGATGCGCTCGTCGATCTCGCCGTCCTCACCGAAACCGAGGCGTACCGCAATGTCGCCCGAACGGCGCTGTCTGCTGTCGCCGGTGCACACGACCGGATGGGGGTGGAAGTGGCAGGATACGCAACTGCTGTCAGCAGACTCATCACGCCGCCGCTCGTGATCGAGGTCGCAGACGATCCCGGCAGTGATCTTCACCGAGCGGCACTCCGTGTCGCCGACCACGAGAAGGTCGTGTACCTCGACGATCCATCGGACGAAACGGCGACTATCATCACCGATGGGGAGCGATCCGATCCTGTAACGTCTCCCGAAGCACTCGTTTCGCTCATTGAAGAGGAGTAA
- a CDS encoding DUF3054 domain-containing protein translates to MGVTFHGRVLSNPPFPFLIRADIHIPSSSPSAYLLAEPAAVRRRPDNIALAVETLDQTIRFTSERQSARVKSWWCEAEDMSATKGDVLGRIERSSTTFAIAVGDVVLIGLFVLAGELSHYTIAFLLANPGRITGTALPFYIGWVIAAPVLGAYSKSARETPLRAALIGGGAWIVAALIGQGLRSTAIFHGNFAITFMFVSIGVGLVLLVPWRTVLAVRLS, encoded by the coding sequence ATGGGTGTTACGTTCCACGGGAGAGTGCTGTCCAACCCCCCGTTCCCGTTTCTCATCCGGGCAGACATACACATCCCATCCTCGTCGCCCTCCGCGTATCTACTGGCGGAGCCGGCGGCAGTTCGTCGACGGCCCGACAACATCGCGCTCGCAGTCGAGACTCTCGATCAAACGATACGATTCACCAGCGAGAGACAGAGCGCACGAGTGAAGTCGTGGTGGTGTGAAGCGGAAGATATGAGCGCTACGAAAGGCGACGTTCTCGGTCGGATCGAGCGATCGTCGACGACCTTCGCCATAGCGGTCGGTGACGTCGTGTTGATCGGACTGTTCGTTCTCGCGGGTGAACTCAGCCACTACACCATCGCTTTCCTGCTGGCCAATCCGGGCCGAATCACTGGCACCGCACTCCCCTTTTACATCGGATGGGTGATCGCGGCGCCCGTGCTCGGAGCATACAGCAAGAGTGCTCGTGAGACGCCGCTTCGAGCTGCACTCATCGGTGGCGGCGCGTGGATCGTCGCCGCGCTGATCGGGCAAGGACTCCGCTCGACTGCCATCTTCCACGGAAACTTCGCCATCACGTTCATGTTCGTCTCGATCGGTGTGGGGCTCGTGTTGTTGGTCCCATGGCGGACGGTGCTCGCTGTTCGTCTTTCATGA
- a CDS encoding MFS transporter: MNHNDRAITGLVMLGHSMVHIYEFVLPVFIPIWLVQFGTTEAIVGTVVGIGTALFGIGAPLAGVLTDRRGSKPLILASLFGMGGSFVLLGLSGTITGLVGLGQITAFGSQMSAEILVVTIALVVWGIAASLYHPAGLSLITRGVHERGTAFAYHGTAGNVGTAVGPFLATVLLFFLGDEWRVVALILALPALVGVAVALRIDVNEMAAVSPATDGGTNPEKTPGIASFSEFVTQSRALLVGAFLVVFCLMMLSGLYYRGILTFLPAVLGEIDTIAPVKFYGRTIEPSNYLYTGLLTAGVGGQYVGGKLTDRMPLELGLVGGYGALVLLALLFRPVVAIGIAPILVLLAALGFCLFFVQPFYQATVAKYTPASLRGLSYGYTYLGVFGVGALGTPLAGVALTYFPPWALFVILAGIAVVASGLGLFLYRRNG; this comes from the coding sequence GTGAATCACAACGATCGGGCGATCACTGGGTTGGTAATGTTGGGGCATTCGATGGTCCACATCTACGAGTTCGTGTTGCCGGTGTTCATTCCGATCTGGCTGGTGCAGTTCGGGACGACGGAGGCGATCGTGGGAACTGTCGTCGGGATCGGGACGGCGCTGTTCGGTATCGGTGCGCCGCTCGCCGGCGTGTTGACCGATCGTCGCGGTTCGAAACCGCTCATCCTCGCGTCCCTGTTCGGGATGGGTGGGTCGTTCGTGCTGTTGGGTCTGTCTGGAACGATCACCGGTCTCGTCGGTCTCGGCCAGATCACGGCGTTCGGCAGTCAGATGTCGGCGGAGATCCTCGTCGTGACGATCGCGCTCGTCGTGTGGGGGATCGCGGCGAGTCTCTACCATCCTGCGGGGTTGTCGCTCATCACGCGCGGGGTTCACGAGCGCGGGACCGCCTTTGCGTATCATGGGACGGCGGGCAATGTGGGAACGGCCGTCGGTCCGTTTCTCGCCACAGTCCTGCTGTTTTTCCTCGGAGACGAGTGGCGCGTCGTCGCACTGATTTTAGCCCTGCCCGCGCTGGTTGGCGTGGCCGTCGCGCTCCGCATCGACGTAAACGAGATGGCTGCCGTCTCACCGGCCACCGATGGGGGTACGAACCCTGAGAAGACGCCCGGGATCGCTTCATTCTCGGAGTTTGTGACCCAATCGAGAGCGCTACTCGTGGGTGCGTTTCTCGTCGTGTTCTGTCTCATGATGCTGTCGGGGTTGTACTACCGGGGGATACTCACCTTCCTCCCGGCAGTGCTCGGGGAGATCGACACCATCGCACCGGTCAAGTTCTACGGACGAACGATCGAGCCGTCGAACTACCTGTATACGGGCCTACTCACAGCAGGCGTCGGCGGGCAGTACGTGGGGGGGAAACTCACCGATCGGATGCCACTCGAACTCGGATTGGTCGGCGGATACGGGGCGCTCGTACTGCTCGCGCTCCTCTTCCGTCCCGTCGTGGCGATCGGGATCGCTCCGATACTGGTGTTGTTGGCAGCGCTCGGATTCTGTCTCTTTTTCGTCCAGCCGTTCTACCAAGCGACCGTCGCAAAGTACACCCCGGCGTCCTTGCGCGGGCTATCGTATGGATACACGTATCTCGGCGTGTTTGGCGTCGGCGCACTCGGGACCCCCCTCGCTGGTGTCGCGCTCACGTATTTCCCCCCGTGGGCGCTGTTCGTCATCCTCGCTGGAATCGCCGTGGTCGCCAGCGGACTCGGGCTGTTTCTCTACCGACGAAACGGGTGA
- a CDS encoding PIN domain-containing protein, with protein MIDVLNDRGDVPTQLEAYADPFHALAILFSEVLEGLYASGKSEAVAAKHLSWLSLLAFTFEAAREAARVRQELRRRGEVIPDADTFIAGTVRAESGTLITTDQRFESVPDLDCDVL; from the coding sequence GTGATCGACGTTCTCAACGACCGTGGTGACGTACCAACCCAGCTTGAGGCGTACGCCGATCCGTTTCATGCACTGGCGATACTGTTCTCAGAAGTCCTCGAAGGACTGTACGCGAGTGGGAAGTCGGAAGCAGTTGCGGCCAAACATCTCTCGTGGCTTTCACTGCTTGCGTTCACATTCGAAGCGGCCCGCGAGGCAGCACGGGTTCGTCAGGAACTGCGCCGACGAGGTGAGGTGATTCCGGATGCAGACACGTTCATCGCAGGAACGGTTCGCGCTGAATCGGGAACCCTCATCACCACCGATCAACGTTTCGAATCAGTGCCCGATCTGGACTGCGACGTCCTGTGA
- the hutH gene encoding histidine ammonia-lyase, which produces MVIELDGNSLTPEDVVSVARDDEPVAVAEDAWEAVRTSRARVETVVTEEEPVYGLNTGFGQLVTERIPAEDLSHLQMNLLRSHASGSGRELTREEIRALMVTRLNALVKGYSGVRERVIAYLVTLLNEEIHPVVKSRGSLGASGDLAPLAHMALVLIGEGHAVVDGDRLSGTRALAEVDLEPLSLRAKEGLALINGTQLTVGLGALAVVDAERTIDSADVAGALTTEVTMGTTASCDPAIQNVRPHAGQSVSAANVRALTAGSEIVESHRNCDRVQDAYSIRCLPQVHGAVRDAIDHLRDAVEVELNSATDNPLIFSAADTDDRASGTESVGVISGGNFHGEPLALRLDYVRTALTDLAAICERRVDRILNPNIQAEYLPPFLTENSGLQSGCMIAQYTAAALLNENRSLGAASTDNTPVSGGQEDHVSMSAQAALNARRVLENTARVVAVELLCGTQALEFVEDLSPGDGTQRAYDHVRERVDPLTNDRPLSGEIETIEQLVRSGALTATVAEHLHEE; this is translated from the coding sequence AGGATGCGTGGGAGGCAGTTCGCACGTCGCGCGCCCGCGTCGAGACCGTCGTCACGGAAGAAGAGCCGGTGTACGGGTTGAACACGGGGTTCGGACAGCTTGTCACCGAACGGATCCCCGCAGAGGACCTTTCCCACCTCCAGATGAACTTGCTTCGGAGCCACGCTTCCGGAAGCGGCCGGGAGCTGACACGAGAGGAGATCCGTGCGCTGATGGTGACACGGCTCAACGCGCTGGTGAAAGGCTATTCCGGTGTCCGCGAGCGCGTCATTGCGTATCTCGTGACGCTGTTGAACGAGGAGATCCATCCGGTCGTCAAATCCCGCGGTAGTCTCGGCGCGAGCGGTGATCTCGCCCCGCTCGCACACATGGCGCTCGTGCTCATCGGTGAGGGTCACGCCGTCGTTGATGGGGATCGTCTCTCCGGAACACGAGCACTGGCAGAAGTCGATCTCGAACCACTGTCGCTCCGCGCCAAGGAGGGGTTGGCGCTCATCAACGGGACACAGCTCACCGTCGGTCTTGGGGCACTAGCCGTCGTGGATGCCGAACGGACGATCGACAGCGCTGACGTTGCTGGTGCACTCACGACGGAGGTGACAATGGGGACGACGGCGTCGTGTGATCCCGCGATCCAGAACGTGCGCCCCCATGCTGGCCAGTCGGTCAGCGCGGCGAACGTCCGTGCCCTCACCGCCGGTTCGGAGATCGTCGAGTCCCACCGCAACTGTGACCGTGTGCAAGACGCCTACTCCATCCGGTGTCTGCCCCAGGTCCACGGCGCGGTCCGTGACGCCATCGATCATCTCCGAGACGCGGTGGAAGTGGAACTCAACAGCGCGACGGACAATCCGCTGATCTTCTCGGCCGCCGACACCGACGACCGGGCCAGTGGCACCGAGTCGGTTGGCGTCATCTCGGGGGGCAATTTCCACGGCGAGCCCCTCGCTTTGCGTCTGGATTACGTCCGGACCGCGCTGACGGATCTCGCTGCCATCTGTGAACGCCGCGTCGATCGGATTCTCAATCCGAACATCCAAGCTGAGTATCTACCTCCGTTTCTTACCGAGAACAGCGGACTGCAGTCGGGCTGTATGATCGCCCAGTACACCGCCGCCGCTCTGTTGAACGAGAACCGGTCGTTGGGCGCGGCCTCGACCGACAACACGCCCGTCAGCGGCGGTCAAGAGGATCACGTGAGCATGAGCGCACAGGCCGCGCTCAACGCCCGTCGTGTACTCGAAAACACGGCTCGCGTAGTCGCAGTGGAGTTGCTGTGTGGCACCCAAGCACTCGAATTCGTCGAGGATCTCTCACCCGGTGACGGCACACAACGGGCGTACGACCACGTCCGGGAGCGAGTGGATCCACTCACTAACGACCGTCCGCTCTCAGGGGAAATCGAGACGATCGAACAGTTGGTCCGCTCGGGAGCGCTCACTGCGACTGTCGCCGAACATCTCCACGAGGAGTGA